One segment of Arcanobacterium haemolyticum DSM 20595 DNA contains the following:
- a CDS encoding tetratricopeptide repeat protein produces MSLNKENSETVARHLAYAGEMMDIDPEVAYTHAHAAYLRAARVDVVREALGLTAYITGRYAEALRELRTYRRMSDDYSHIPLEADSERGMGRPEKALRFIEGVPLARLDAEAKIELALVTSGARAETGDHEGGLSVLEKIIVENLDSELAARVQLIKADRLEELGRLDEATELRAEWEAVLEDNEDFSMMVDLDDVLDDLPEEPEMEMEHDDFAEARDIVEADEEEFDSEFDDEENFDDDVDGEKADDEPMDEEDPEFDEAFDELFDAEEDQRKDHKGSDE; encoded by the coding sequence ATGAGTCTCAATAAAGAAAATAGCGAAACTGTAGCACGTCACCTTGCATATGCAGGTGAAATGATGGATATCGATCCAGAAGTTGCCTACACTCACGCCCATGCTGCATACCTCCGTGCAGCTCGCGTCGATGTTGTTCGCGAAGCGCTTGGCCTTACTGCATACATCACTGGACGTTACGCAGAAGCACTACGTGAACTGCGTACTTACCGCCGCATGAGCGACGATTACTCGCATATCCCGCTTGAAGCCGATTCAGAGCGCGGTATGGGACGCCCAGAAAAGGCTCTCCGTTTTATCGAAGGTGTACCACTGGCCCGCCTCGATGCCGAAGCCAAGATTGAACTCGCACTCGTTACTTCCGGTGCTAGAGCAGAGACTGGCGATCATGAAGGCGGCCTTTCAGTCCTTGAAAAGATTATTGTTGAGAACCTCGATTCGGAACTCGCAGCTCGCGTCCAGCTTATTAAGGCAGACCGCCTAGAAGAACTCGGCCGCCTTGACGAAGCAACCGAGCTCCGTGCCGAATGGGAAGCTGTACTTGAAGATAACGAAGATTTCTCCATGATGGTTGATCTCGATGACGTCCTTGATGATCTCCCAGAAGAACCAGAAATGGAGATGGAACACGACGATTTTGCAGAAGCTCGTGACATCGTAGAAGCTGACGAAGAAGAATTCGACAGTGAATTCGACGATGAAGAGAACTTCGACGACGATGTTGATGGCGAAAAAGCTGACGACGAACCAATGGATGAAGAAGATCCAGAGTTCGACGAAGCATTCGACGAACTCTTTGACGCTGAAGAAGACCAAAGAAAAGACCACAAGGGTAGTGATGAGTGA
- a CDS encoding NAD kinase: MARNVALLSHDRNPDVIESARRVARALTEAHVEVTWLPTVPWDTAEDDTIAPLQADLSGVDLVVVIGGDGTILRAAELTYGLDLPILGINYGHMGFLAEADPESLDHVISAIRLGEWSVERRMAVSVVIETPDGKESRSWALNEVSIEKDPVSRMVEADIAIDEVPLSAFSCDTVLVSTPTGSTAYSFSAGGPVVWPDVDALVVTPVAAHALFARPLVVGPDSHVSVRINSDNAHVWCDGRRLFSAPAGTRVSVTRDQHRVTLARLNAMPFTYRLVRKFNLPTHGWRYDGENA; encoded by the coding sequence ATGGCCAGGAACGTGGCTCTCTTGTCGCACGATCGTAATCCTGACGTGATTGAATCGGCTAGGCGTGTGGCGCGCGCATTAACAGAGGCCCACGTGGAGGTCACGTGGCTACCAACAGTTCCGTGGGATACAGCCGAAGACGATACTATTGCGCCGTTGCAAGCCGACCTGTCAGGTGTGGATCTTGTTGTGGTGATTGGCGGAGATGGCACGATTTTGCGTGCTGCCGAATTGACGTATGGTTTGGATCTTCCGATTTTGGGTATCAACTATGGTCACATGGGTTTTTTGGCGGAAGCTGACCCGGAATCGTTGGATCATGTGATTTCCGCGATTCGGCTTGGGGAGTGGTCTGTTGAACGCCGCATGGCAGTGAGCGTGGTGATCGAAACTCCTGATGGGAAGGAATCGCGCAGTTGGGCGCTGAACGAAGTATCGATTGAAAAAGATCCGGTGTCGCGTATGGTCGAAGCTGATATTGCGATTGATGAGGTTCCGCTATCGGCGTTTAGTTGCGATACGGTTTTGGTTTCCACGCCCACGGGGTCTACAGCGTATTCGTTTTCGGCGGGTGGGCCGGTTGTGTGGCCCGACGTCGATGCACTCGTGGTCACTCCCGTTGCGGCGCACGCGTTGTTTGCGCGCCCGCTTGTGGTTGGGCCTGATTCGCACGTCTCGGTTCGGATCAATAGCGATAACGCACACGTGTGGTGCGATGGGCGCCGGTTGTTTTCGGCGCCGGCAGGCACACGCGTGAGCGTGACGCGAGATCAGCACAGAGTTACCTTGGCCCGGTTGAACGCGATGCCGTTTACGTATCGTTTGGTTCGGAAGTTTAATTTGCCTACGCACGGGTGGCGTTACGATGGGGAGAACGCATGA
- a CDS encoding nitroreductase family protein has protein sequence MNDTINAQLAHRSIREFADTPVSENVMATLFEVAMHTSTSRGFQHAALIRVTSPELRGRLAQIGSQEYIARAPELIVAIVDTRRSFRILEEHCADTTPATSADAFREGFTDAVLMIQNMTVAAESAGLGVTLLGSILNDIPALVEALSLPRYTFPALGMIVGYPGQEPQLKPRIPTNLRVMENAYCEPESWCEALHDYDAEMTTYYDTRDMNRRMDAFTTQVVRKLQSTPVKDAFFDHVKAQGFGL, from the coding sequence ATGAATGACACGATCAATGCGCAGTTGGCGCATCGATCGATTCGAGAGTTTGCAGATACGCCCGTCTCAGAAAACGTGATGGCTACGCTGTTTGAGGTTGCTATGCATACGTCAACTTCGCGTGGTTTTCAGCATGCCGCCTTGATTCGGGTCACATCGCCAGAACTTCGTGGGCGGCTAGCGCAGATCGGGAGCCAAGAGTACATTGCACGTGCTCCTGAATTGATTGTGGCAATTGTTGATACTCGCCGAAGCTTCCGGATTTTAGAAGAACATTGTGCAGATACCACACCAGCAACATCTGCAGATGCCTTCCGTGAAGGCTTCACGGATGCCGTGTTGATGATTCAGAACATGACTGTGGCAGCAGAATCGGCTGGGCTGGGCGTTACGTTACTCGGTTCGATCCTTAATGACATTCCAGCATTAGTAGAAGCCTTGAGCCTTCCACGTTACACGTTCCCTGCGTTAGGAATGATCGTGGGCTATCCTGGGCAAGAACCGCAGCTTAAACCGCGTATTCCAACAAACTTACGAGTAATGGAAAATGCCTACTGTGAACCAGAATCATGGTGTGAAGCGCTCCATGATTACGATGCGGAGATGACCACCTATTACGATACCCGTGACATGAATAGGCGAATGGATGCGTTTACCACCCAGGTTGTGCGAAAACTACAATCGACTCCGGTGAAAGACGCGTTCTTTGACCATGTCAAGGCACAAGGATTCGGCCTGTAA
- the recN gene encoding DNA repair protein RecN, whose amino-acid sequence MIEELRIKDLGVIEHAHVQFGPGLNALTGETGAGKTMALTSLMMLMGAKIDSAKVRAGAQAAVVDGTFVVDAHSPAIDIVRNAGGDVDIDDDQAVIYVSRHVPASGRTRAYVGGQAVPLAILKQLSEHLVTVHGQKDQLRLTAPQAQRKVLDTYGGTSVGKTLEKYRDAWETYQTTQRERDEFAAKVAQAGTEKLALQAFIKRVDAVRPVLGEEEELKKRAMVLENVEDVRNALTNAAVALDAEETGALYNLDRAAHELAKISTTDPSLAELVTVLREVSSRASDVSNELGVKRATLDADPEQLNAIHERRAELRSLQRDLGMDIADIIERRETADERLAAIADSQANLEKMTQAVNKAWDEVERIGTKLSEQRAASAKKLGISVTRELAQLAMKDATFSVSVTRANEARSHGLDDIECQLAPHRGSKLLPLGNTASGGEMSRVMLALEVVLADGNSTAEHTFIFDEVDAGIGGKTALSIGERLALLGRGCQVIAVTHLAQVAAYASRHLTVEKNLTASGGLTNVKVLDADERVAELARMLSGHEESEAALTHAAELLSTAHVS is encoded by the coding sequence ATGATTGAAGAGCTTCGTATTAAAGATTTGGGCGTTATTGAACATGCGCACGTACAGTTTGGGCCTGGTTTGAACGCTTTGACGGGTGAAACAGGCGCTGGAAAGACCATGGCTTTGACGTCACTCATGATGCTCATGGGGGCCAAGATCGATTCGGCGAAAGTTCGCGCGGGAGCTCAGGCTGCGGTTGTGGACGGTACGTTTGTCGTTGACGCGCACTCGCCTGCGATCGATATTGTGCGTAACGCTGGGGGAGACGTCGATATCGACGACGATCAGGCCGTCATTTACGTCAGCCGTCATGTTCCGGCGTCTGGCAGAACTCGTGCCTATGTTGGAGGCCAAGCGGTACCACTTGCGATTTTGAAACAACTAAGTGAGCATCTTGTTACTGTTCACGGCCAAAAAGATCAACTTCGGCTCACTGCACCCCAAGCGCAACGGAAGGTTCTTGATACGTACGGTGGCACCAGCGTCGGTAAAACTCTAGAAAAATATCGCGACGCGTGGGAAACCTACCAAACTACGCAACGGGAACGTGACGAATTCGCGGCGAAAGTTGCGCAAGCTGGAACGGAAAAACTCGCCCTTCAAGCGTTTATCAAGCGTGTGGATGCGGTGAGACCTGTGTTAGGCGAAGAAGAAGAACTAAAAAAGCGCGCGATGGTGCTCGAAAATGTGGAAGACGTACGAAACGCGTTGACCAATGCGGCTGTGGCTCTTGACGCGGAAGAAACGGGAGCGCTCTACAACCTGGACCGGGCCGCCCATGAACTTGCCAAAATATCAACGACGGATCCAAGCCTGGCTGAACTCGTCACGGTACTTCGTGAGGTGAGCTCGCGCGCGTCCGATGTGTCAAACGAACTCGGAGTCAAGCGCGCAACCTTGGACGCCGATCCGGAACAGCTCAACGCAATCCACGAACGGCGCGCCGAACTCCGATCGCTTCAACGCGATCTCGGCATGGATATCGCTGATATTATCGAACGCCGCGAAACCGCAGACGAACGCCTTGCTGCCATTGCCGATTCTCAAGCAAATCTTGAAAAAATGACCCAAGCTGTGAATAAAGCATGGGATGAAGTCGAACGTATCGGAACCAAACTCAGCGAACAGCGCGCTGCTTCCGCCAAAAAACTAGGTATCTCCGTAACGCGAGAACTCGCGCAACTAGCCATGAAAGACGCCACATTTTCTGTCAGTGTGACCCGTGCGAACGAAGCCCGTTCGCACGGACTTGACGATATCGAATGCCAACTCGCGCCCCACCGTGGAAGTAAACTATTACCACTCGGAAACACAGCTTCGGGCGGTGAAATGTCACGCGTGATGCTCGCACTCGAAGTCGTGTTAGCTGACGGCAATTCCACCGCGGAACACACCTTTATTTTCGATGAAGTGGACGCTGGAATCGGCGGTAAGACAGCACTTTCTATCGGAGAAAGGCTTGCCTTACTTGGCCGTGGTTGCCAAGTGATTGCCGTAACACATTTGGCGCAAGTTGCCGCCTACGCGTCACGCCATCTGACCGTAGAAAAAAATCTCACCGCAAGCGGTGGATTGACCAACGTTAAAGTACTTGATGCTGACGAACGCGTGGCCGAATTAGCCCGAATGCTCTCCGGACACGAAGAATCTGAAGCGGCACTCACACACGCGGCTGAACTACTTAGCACCGCACATGTGTCATGA
- a CDS encoding YkvI family membrane protein, producing MLKQAIVMALAFMGLIIGAGFASGQELLQFFIAFGIPGIWGALGAAALFALSGYIVMQLGSYFQAKEHSAVFDEVSHPIVSRLLDVFTVLTLFSMGFVMIAGAGANFHQQYGLPVWVGSLVMVGLVIGAGMLDVDKVTAVIGFITPFILVFIIMAAIHSFTDATLSISALEPVATTLKPAISSLLLSMINYVTMSMALAISMALVMGGNLLNTRVAGLGGLLGGGIFGIMLVAAVLAIFAQIDKVKDAPMPMLELVNQIHPVAGTAMAVIVYGMIFNTAIGLYYALAKRVTASCPQLFLPAITILSLIGFGLSFIGFEALVGTLYPMIGYAGMIMMAILAYAWFTRREEIKHEDKLRARIRRLLRVKWDVTRVFTRRHENALVAALEESNVDSLEQHREVSAEVVAEIEDDDEADVEPAWEVISQQWEEEAAAEENGEVITEGEMDRTEARVQALEAQAQDIERPEQR from the coding sequence GTGTTGAAACAAGCTATTGTCATGGCCTTGGCTTTTATGGGGCTGATTATTGGTGCAGGTTTTGCATCGGGCCAGGAACTCCTCCAATTTTTTATTGCTTTTGGTATTCCAGGTATCTGGGGTGCACTTGGAGCAGCGGCGCTTTTTGCGCTGTCTGGGTATATCGTGATGCAGTTGGGGTCGTATTTTCAGGCGAAAGAGCATTCGGCGGTTTTCGATGAGGTGTCTCATCCGATTGTCTCCCGTTTGTTGGATGTGTTCACCGTTTTGACCTTGTTTTCGATGGGGTTTGTAATGATTGCTGGAGCGGGCGCGAATTTCCATCAGCAATATGGACTTCCGGTGTGGGTTGGTTCTTTGGTGATGGTTGGATTGGTGATCGGTGCTGGCATGCTCGACGTCGATAAGGTCACTGCCGTTATTGGTTTCATCACCCCGTTTATTTTGGTGTTCATTATTATGGCGGCAATTCATTCGTTCACGGATGCCACACTATCGATTAGTGCCTTGGAGCCAGTTGCCACCACGTTAAAGCCGGCAATTTCTTCATTACTTTTATCCATGATCAATTACGTCACGATGTCAATGGCGTTGGCTATTTCAATGGCGTTGGTGATGGGTGGCAATCTTTTGAACACTCGCGTTGCGGGGTTGGGTGGCTTACTTGGTGGCGGTATTTTCGGCATCATGTTGGTTGCGGCCGTGTTGGCAATTTTCGCACAGATTGACAAGGTAAAAGATGCTCCGATGCCAATGCTTGAGTTGGTGAATCAGATTCATCCGGTAGCAGGTACTGCGATGGCAGTGATCGTGTATGGCATGATTTTTAATACTGCGATTGGGTTGTATTATGCGCTTGCGAAGCGTGTTACTGCGTCGTGTCCACAGCTTTTCTTACCTGCGATTACGATTCTTTCGTTGATTGGTTTCGGTTTGTCGTTTATTGGTTTCGAAGCGCTTGTGGGCACGTTGTATCCGATGATTGGGTATGCGGGCATGATTATGATGGCGATTTTGGCGTACGCCTGGTTTACTCGCCGCGAGGAGATCAAGCATGAGGACAAGCTTCGCGCACGTATTCGCCGTTTGTTGCGTGTGAAGTGGGATGTGACTCGCGTGTTCACGCGCCGTCACGAAAACGCGTTGGTTGCTGCGTTGGAGGAATCGAACGTTGATTCGTTGGAACAGCACCGTGAAGTTTCTGCCGAAGTAGTTGCGGAGATTGAGGACGACGACGAAGCCGACGTCGAACCTGCCTGGGAAGTGATTTCTCAGCAATGGGAAGAAGAAGCGGCCGCCGAAGAAAACGGTGAAGTCATCACTGAGGGCGAGATGGATCGGACAGAAGCCCGAGTTCAAGCACTCGAAGCGCAAGCACAAGATATCGAACGGCCTGAACAACGCTAA
- the argR gene encoding arginine repressor: protein MSVSIPTTRAARQARIIAVVETTTVSSQGQLRRLLQEQGIAVTQATLSRDLEELRAYKEHNSAGQRVYRIPAVNDLAVADNGVRAQLNRWARELLVSAQHAENQIVLRTPPGAAQLLASSLDRAVIDGVLGCIAGDDTVLVITASAERAVELKGELLDTAHARSTEDAS from the coding sequence ATGAGTGTTTCTATCCCAACAACAAGGGCCGCACGTCAAGCACGAATTATTGCAGTTGTTGAAACTACCACAGTTTCGTCTCAAGGGCAGCTGCGTCGCCTGTTGCAAGAACAGGGGATTGCAGTAACTCAGGCTACGCTTTCGCGTGATTTGGAAGAATTGCGCGCATATAAAGAACATAATTCGGCTGGCCAGCGGGTGTATCGAATCCCTGCAGTCAATGATCTTGCGGTGGCTGATAATGGTGTTCGGGCCCAGTTAAATCGGTGGGCACGTGAACTGTTGGTGAGCGCGCAGCATGCTGAAAACCAGATTGTGCTCCGTACGCCTCCTGGCGCTGCGCAACTCTTAGCGTCATCGCTTGATCGTGCCGTTATCGATGGCGTTTTAGGGTGCATCGCAGGTGACGACACGGTTCTTGTGATTACAGCTTCGGCTGAACGCGCTGTTGAATTAAAGGGGGAGCTGTTGGATACTGCCCATGCACGTTCAACTGAGGACGCATCATGA
- the tyrS gene encoding tyrosine--tRNA ligase has translation MVDVLEELQWRGLIAQHSDIDELRKALNEEKISFYCGFDPTAASLHHGHLVAVKMMRHLQMAGHRPIVLVGGATGLIGDPRPKGERSLNTRETVAQWTQSLRDQLESLLDFDGENAAITVNNLDWTQSMSAIDFLRDLGKHFRMGTMLSKDIVARRLQSDEGISFTEFSYQILQANDYLELFRRYNCTLELGGNDQWGNIVGGMELIRKVEGKSVHVLTNQLITKSDGTKFGKTEGGAVWLNPEMLSPYKFYQFWLNTADNDVIRMLKVFTFLPKERIEELEVEVAERAFAREAQRVLADEVTTWVHGAETTARVKDASAVLFGKKEPADVDAATLRDAVAELPSVKAELGASLQDVLVDLAFEKGRGAARRTIGAGGVSLNNQKVDDEERVLTEADVLAGGVILIRKGRKNMAVIHIG, from the coding sequence TTGGTTGACGTCCTCGAAGAACTCCAGTGGCGCGGGCTGATTGCTCAGCACTCGGATATTGATGAGCTACGCAAAGCTCTTAACGAGGAGAAGATCTCGTTCTATTGTGGCTTCGATCCAACCGCGGCGTCCTTACACCATGGCCACCTTGTTGCCGTGAAGATGATGAGGCACTTGCAGATGGCGGGGCATCGCCCAATTGTTCTTGTTGGCGGCGCTACCGGTTTGATCGGCGATCCGCGGCCAAAGGGGGAGCGCTCCCTCAACACACGTGAGACCGTTGCGCAATGGACCCAATCGTTGCGCGATCAGCTGGAATCCTTGCTTGATTTCGACGGCGAAAACGCGGCCATTACCGTGAACAACCTGGATTGGACTCAATCCATGAGCGCCATCGATTTCTTGCGCGATCTGGGCAAGCACTTCCGTATGGGAACCATGCTGTCTAAGGATATCGTTGCGCGGCGTTTGCAATCAGACGAAGGCATTTCCTTCACCGAATTCTCTTACCAGATCCTGCAAGCAAACGATTACCTCGAATTGTTCCGCCGGTACAACTGCACGTTGGAGCTGGGGGGCAACGATCAATGGGGCAACATCGTTGGTGGTATGGAACTTATTCGCAAGGTGGAAGGCAAGAGCGTTCATGTTCTGACGAACCAGCTCATTACCAAGTCTGATGGCACCAAGTTTGGCAAGACTGAAGGCGGGGCTGTGTGGCTGAATCCAGAAATGCTGAGCCCGTACAAGTTCTACCAGTTCTGGTTGAACACGGCGGATAACGATGTGATCCGTATGCTCAAGGTGTTTACCTTCCTGCCAAAGGAACGTATTGAAGAACTTGAAGTTGAAGTTGCGGAACGTGCGTTTGCACGCGAAGCACAACGAGTGTTGGCTGATGAAGTCACTACGTGGGTTCACGGTGCGGAGACAACCGCCCGTGTTAAGGATGCGTCTGCCGTGCTGTTTGGAAAGAAGGAACCTGCTGACGTTGACGCTGCCACCCTGCGCGATGCCGTTGCTGAACTTCCGTCCGTAAAAGCGGAACTGGGTGCAAGCCTGCAAGACGTTCTTGTAGATCTTGCCTTTGAAAAGGGCCGCGGTGCGGCACGCCGAACCATCGGTGCCGGTGGTGTTTCGCTGAACAACCAGAAGGTTGATGACGAAGAACGTGTATTGACCGAAGCCGATGTTCTGGCTGGTGGAGTCATCCTGATCCGCAAGGGCCGTAAGAATATGGCTGTTATCCATATCGGGTAA
- a CDS encoding HAD-IIA family hydrolase — translation MSDRVILDSYDVILSDLDGVAYRGASAATGAVEGYAEAKERGVRVVYMTNNSARIPQDTADQLSSLGIPTEADDIVSSAITGVMLLATLVPAGAKVLPLGAEGVYDALRTGGFTIVESADDKPDAVLHGLNPETTWSDLSEAALAIRAGAIYVATNTDATLPRERGEYLGNGSLVAAITHATGVVPPSSGKPEPTMYKLALEKSGGLRPLAVGDRLNTDILGANHTGYDSAHVLTGVTTMRQVMLASIDERPTYPVFDLRDLSTEYHAPIADGKRVYVGNIYAEIDGHTIVLNGRSLSNNDALTCAEYQAVVAAVWRAVDSGTDMDWIPQFQPLWYK, via the coding sequence ATGAGTGACCGCGTGATTCTCGATTCTTATGACGTGATCCTGTCAGATCTTGACGGGGTTGCCTATCGTGGCGCAAGCGCTGCCACGGGTGCTGTTGAAGGATATGCGGAAGCGAAAGAACGAGGCGTGCGAGTTGTTTATATGACCAACAATTCGGCACGTATCCCGCAGGATACTGCGGATCAACTTTCGTCACTTGGCATCCCAACAGAAGCAGATGACATTGTTTCGAGCGCCATTACTGGAGTCATGCTCCTAGCCACGCTGGTACCGGCAGGCGCCAAGGTTCTGCCTCTTGGTGCGGAGGGCGTATATGACGCCCTCCGCACAGGAGGATTCACCATTGTAGAATCTGCAGATGATAAGCCAGATGCAGTTTTGCATGGCCTGAACCCAGAAACGACGTGGAGTGACCTCTCAGAAGCAGCCTTGGCTATTCGCGCTGGTGCGATCTACGTTGCCACCAACACGGATGCGACTCTTCCACGAGAACGCGGCGAATACCTCGGCAACGGATCGCTTGTAGCGGCAATTACGCATGCTACTGGAGTAGTTCCACCGTCGTCTGGCAAACCAGAACCAACAATGTACAAGCTGGCCCTTGAAAAATCTGGTGGTCTGCGCCCTCTCGCAGTAGGGGATCGACTCAACACCGATATCCTCGGAGCTAACCACACCGGATATGATTCGGCGCACGTGCTTACAGGCGTGACAACCATGCGTCAGGTCATGCTTGCTTCCATAGACGAACGGCCAACCTACCCGGTTTTTGATTTGCGTGATTTGTCAACTGAATACCACGCTCCTATCGCTGATGGAAAGCGTGTGTATGTTGGAAATATCTATGCTGAAATCGATGGACACACCATCGTGCTCAACGGCAGAAGCCTTAGCAACAACGACGCCCTGACCTGTGCCGAATACCAGGCCGTCGTGGCAGCCGTATGGCGCGCTGTCGATAGCGGAACAGATATGGATTGGATCCCGCAGTTCCAACCTCTCTGGTACAAGTGA
- a CDS encoding TlyA family RNA methyltransferase, translating into MAKLIRVDAELVRRGLARSRSEAAELINAGRVLLDKNVVVKPSRQMDPAQALIVNDQDRDDYASRGAHKLIGALDYLGDAAPQVKGVRALDAGASTGGFTDVLLRRGAASVVAVDVGYGQLAWRLREDPRVEVHERTNVRTLSPDVVAPAPGLIVGDLSFISLTLLIPPLVACASPTADFLLMVKPQFEIGKDRLGAGGVVRNPEHHVETVLNVALCARENGLGIQAIAPSPLPGPAGNVEYFIHMKAGTPDALGEDLENAIREAVAAGPAGQH; encoded by the coding sequence ATGGCAAAACTGATCCGTGTTGATGCAGAGCTCGTGCGTAGAGGGCTTGCACGTTCCCGAAGCGAAGCAGCAGAACTCATCAACGCAGGGCGGGTTCTCCTTGATAAAAATGTGGTTGTTAAACCATCACGCCAGATGGATCCAGCGCAGGCCCTCATCGTCAACGATCAGGATCGCGACGATTATGCGTCCCGAGGTGCTCACAAACTGATCGGCGCACTGGATTACTTAGGCGATGCTGCCCCTCAAGTGAAAGGTGTACGTGCCTTGGATGCAGGCGCATCCACCGGTGGCTTCACCGATGTGTTACTTCGCCGTGGTGCTGCATCAGTTGTGGCGGTTGACGTCGGCTACGGCCAACTGGCTTGGCGCCTCCGCGAAGATCCGCGCGTAGAAGTCCATGAGCGCACGAACGTCCGCACACTCTCCCCAGACGTCGTTGCTCCCGCACCAGGGCTGATCGTGGGCGATTTATCCTTCATCTCGCTCACATTACTTATCCCACCGCTGGTTGCCTGTGCATCGCCCACCGCCGATTTCCTTCTCATGGTGAAGCCTCAATTTGAGATCGGTAAGGACCGGCTCGGTGCAGGTGGCGTAGTGCGAAACCCGGAGCACCACGTCGAAACAGTGCTCAATGTGGCGCTATGTGCCCGCGAAAACGGCCTTGGTATCCAGGCCATCGCACCGTCTCCGCTTCCAGGCCCTGCAGGAAACGTCGAATACTTTATTCATATGAAAGCTGGCACGCCAGATGCGTTGGGCGAGGATCTCGAAAACGCTATCCGCGAAGCCGTAGCCGCAGGACCTGCAGGACAGCACTGA
- the steA gene encoding putative cytokinetic ring protein SteA, whose product MVFKRRKNANADLSGDHEGSVKVDSRTKNLTKRLVAGDIAIIDHEDLDRVSAEALVECKPRAVLNAAKSTSGRYPNLGPIILNEAGIPLIDDLGSAIMDVREGSIIKVDAAGVVTERGEIIAEGRVQTAQTIEDAREAARAGMSTQLKAFATNTMEYVEREQDLILDGIGMPDVRTSFAGRHALIVVRGYRYKEDLQALRTYIREYRPILIGVDGGADALIEAGYKPDMIVGDMDSVSDEALKSGAEVVVHAYRDGRAPGQKRVEHLGIEHVIFPATGTSEDIAMLLADAKGANLIVALGTHSTLIEYLDKGRRGMASTFLTRLQVGSKLIDAKGVSQLYRSRISNWQIAFLLITGVLVIAASLAVTDAGQILFSLVNVWFSDTVFWFKNLFRWNHG is encoded by the coding sequence ATGGTATTCAAACGGCGTAAGAATGCGAACGCGGATCTCAGTGGCGATCATGAGGGATCCGTCAAAGTCGATTCCCGAACAAAGAACCTAACAAAACGTCTTGTTGCGGGTGATATTGCGATCATCGATCACGAAGATCTGGATCGCGTATCAGCCGAAGCACTCGTTGAATGCAAACCTCGTGCAGTGCTCAACGCGGCCAAATCCACATCAGGACGTTACCCGAACCTCGGGCCAATCATCTTAAATGAAGCAGGCATTCCACTCATCGATGATCTCGGTTCGGCAATTATGGACGTACGCGAAGGCAGCATCATTAAAGTGGACGCTGCGGGCGTTGTCACTGAACGTGGCGAAATCATCGCTGAAGGCCGAGTACAAACAGCGCAGACTATCGAAGACGCGCGCGAAGCGGCACGCGCCGGAATGTCTACCCAACTCAAGGCTTTCGCCACAAACACGATGGAGTATGTGGAGCGCGAACAAGATCTGATTCTCGACGGGATTGGCATGCCAGACGTTCGCACGTCGTTCGCCGGCCGCCACGCGCTGATTGTTGTGCGCGGATACCGCTATAAGGAAGATCTTCAAGCGCTTCGCACCTACATCCGCGAATACCGGCCAATTTTGATCGGTGTTGATGGTGGAGCAGATGCGCTGATCGAAGCCGGATACAAACCAGACATGATCGTTGGGGATATGGACTCTGTGTCCGATGAAGCCCTCAAATCTGGTGCAGAAGTTGTTGTGCACGCATATCGCGATGGCCGGGCACCGGGCCAAAAACGCGTAGAACACTTGGGAATTGAACACGTTATCTTCCCTGCTACAGGAACATCCGAAGATATCGCGATGTTGCTAGCTGATGCCAAGGGTGCGAACCTGATTGTTGCGTTGGGTACTCACTCAACACTGATCGAATACCTGGATAAGGGACGCCGCGGCATGGCATCGACATTCTTAACTCGTTTGCAGGTTGGTTCGAAGCTGATCGATGCAAAGGGTGTGAGCCAACTGTATCGCTCACGAATTTCTAACTGGCAGATTGCGTTTTTGCTGATCACAGGCGTGCTTGTGATCGCGGCATCGCTGGCAGTTACTGACGCCGGGCAAATTCTTTTTAGTTTGGTCAATGTCTGGTTCTCAGACACGGTTTTCTGGTTTAAGAATCTTTTTAGGTGGAATCATGGTTGA